TATGAATCCCCTGTCCGGCTGTCTGCCGATGTTGATCCAGCTGCCGATCTTGTTCGCGCTGTACGCCGCGTTGAATTCTGTGGCGTTCATCAATTTCGACGGCGGCAAAGATTTTTTGTGGATCAACGATATTTCCTTTAAAGAAACCCAGGATTTTGCCGTATTTCAGCGGGAAAATCAGCGCGGGATTTCCGACACGCGCGAAACACGGGAAAAAGCGCTGGCCAATATTATTGTGAAAAAACAATACACCGGCGTGAATTCCAAATTTCCGGTGGCGGCGCCTCTGCTGGCGATACTGGTGGCCTTGACCACTTATTTCAGCCAAAAGACTATGGGCATGGACAAAGAGCAGGAAAAAATGATGCTGATGATGCCGGTAGTGATGCTGGTCGTCTGTCTGAATTTGAGCGCGGGCATTTCAATTTATTTGCTCATGTCCAATTTATTTGCCGGCCTGCAGCAGGTCTATATGCTGAAAAAACTGCCGCCGCAGACGATCGACGTTAAACAAATTAAGTAAAATTATACAAAGGAGAAAATTATGTTTGGAATTTTTGGCAAGAAAGAAGATACTGTCACGGAACCCGCCGTTGAAGCCGTCGTGGAAAGGCCGCAGCGCGAAACCCTGGAGATCACTTCCGCAATTACGGACAACGCGCGGCTGACGCTGCTCGATATTTTAAAAACAATGGGCTTGAATGTCGATGTTGTCGTAAAAGAAAACCGCGAGAACACCATTTCGCTGGAAATCACCGGCGCGGAAGATCTGGGTATTGTGATCGGCAAGGCCGGCAGCACTTTGCAGGCCCTGCAATTATTGCTGTCCAATATTTTAAGCCGCAAATATCAGAAGAAGGCTTTCGTGCATCTGGACGCCAACGATTATAAGGTCAAGCAGGAGCAGACCATTATCGCCGCGGCCAACGACGCCGCCGATGTCGCCGAGCGCGAAAATGTGCAGATCGTCCTTGACCCGATGTCCGCCGCGGAAAGACGCATTGTGCACACCGCGCTGCAAGACCGCCCCAGCATTGAGACTTTTAGCCGCGGCATGGGGCGCACGCGCCAGGTTGTTGTTTCGCCCAAAGGCTTCAAAAAAGAAAAACGTGAATAACACTATCGCCGCTATTGCCACTCCTCCGGGAACGGGAGGGGTGGCGATAGTACGCATTTCCGGGCCGGACGCTTTTGCCGTAGCGGCTAAAATTTCAAGTGTAAAAATTTTTGACAAAAACACCATAAAACCCTGTGTTTTACTTGAACTTAACAGCAAAAACGTCATTGATAAAGGATTACTTTCCGTTTTCAAAGCTCCTAATTCCTACACTGGCGAAGATGTAGTAGAAATTAACTGTCATGGTTCATATTACTTGACACAAAAATTATTGACCGAGGTTTTAAAAGCCGGAGCGCGCTTGGCGGAAGCCGGAGAATTTACCAAAAGAGCATTTTTATCCGGAAAGTTGGACTTAACACAGGTCGAGGCTGTCGCCGATACTATTTCCGCCGGCAGCGAAATGTCTTTAAGCCTGGCTTTACGCCATTTGGACGGCGATGTCCGGCAAAAAATTCGGGAAATTCGAGGGGAATTTCTGCAAATTCTAAGCGAGATAGAAGCCGCGCTGGATTATCCCGAGGAAATTCCCGACCCGCCGCTAGAAAAAATCCGCCTGCTACTGCAAAACGCGCAAAAAACTTTCGCGCGATTACTGGCGGATAGCGACAAAGGCCTGCTCATAAAATCCGGCGCCGTGATCGTCCTGGCCGGCAGACCCAATACCGGCAAGTCCTCGCTTTTTAACGCGCTGCTCAAACACAACAAGGCGATCGTGGCCGAAACGCCTGGCACGACGCGTGACGCTCTGGAAGCCGAAGCGCAGATCGGCGGACTGCGCGTCACGCTCGTCGACACGGCCGGGCTGCGCGAGACGCAGGACGCCGTGGAAAAACTCGGCGTGGAGCGCAGCCACGCGCATTTGCAAACAGCCGATCTCGTGCTGGCCGTATCTGACGCGGCTTCCAGCCCAACCGAGGAAGAACAAAAATTTCTGGAAACCCTGCAGGACCGCCCGCATTTGCGCGTGGCCAATAAAATCGACTTGTTAGAAAAAGTGGACATCTCGGCAGCCCTGCCAGTCTCTGCCAAGACCGGCCAAAATCTTGATCTGCTGGCCGCCAAAATTTTAGAAAAACTCGACCTGCGCCGCGTGGATCTCAGCCGGAACATTTACATCAGCTCACTGCGCCAAAAAGATCAGCTTTTCCGCGCGGCAAAAATTCTGGCCAAAACCCTGGACACGCTGGAGTCAGCCGCCTATCTGGACGCGCTGGCGCCGTATCTCAAAGAGATCATCACCGTCCTGGGCGAGATCACCGGCGACGCGGTGTCTGACGAGATCATCGGGCAGATTTTCGCCAATTTTTGCGTGGGGAAATAATCGACGCGCCGGCATATACAACCGGATATTTCTTTGTTGTTTCAACCCGCTAAAACCACTATGGTAATCCCTGCATTGTATTTATTGAAATCGCGGTCTTTGGCTAATTCGGAACAGGCCGCCAGAACAGCCTGCCCTTCTCTGGCAAAAAGTTCAAATTTTTCGCCGGCGCAAAATTTGTATCGTCCGCGTAAAAACTCCGGCAACTCCGCACGTATCTTTCCGCAGCCGTGAATTATTTTCACCGCTTTGTAGCCGCGCCGTCTGGCCGAAAGCAGAGCTTGCTCCACCAGCGCGAGCGCTTCGTCCACGGTCGGCCGATAAGGATGCAGGTCAAAACGCTTAATCTTTAACACTCTTTTATTTTATCTGTCTGTTTTTAAATACTCAAGCAGTATTTTATTTAAAATAAAGTTATTCCTATTATCAACCACTTATCAACAAAAATACGCTGTTTTTATCCAGTTAAGCGTTAAGTATTGCTTTTTTAAGCGTTGCTTTGTGCAAAACTCGTTGATAACGTGTATAACTTTACGGTTTATGCACGATTTTATGCACTGATTATACAGAAAAACAGGTTACTTACTTACTTCTTTTAAAGAATTTATGCACGAATTTAATTTATTCAAGCGTTCATTTATTACTTTTTGTTCCAGCGGCGGAAACGCGGCGGCGGCCGTGCCGCGGCGCGCGGAAAATCCGGCGGTGTTCACGCGGAAAAATCCGGCTGCCCGCACCAATTCATAGGTATCCTGAAATTCCTCATCTGTCTCGCCGGGAAAACCGACGATAATATCCGTGGAAATTTTGGCTGACGGAATATTCGCGCGGATTTTCTCGAGGAGAGCAAGATAATGCTTGATGGTATAGCCCCTCTGCATCAGCCGCAAAATCCGATCGCTGCCGTGCTGCACCGGCAAATGAATTTCGCGGTCGATTTTTTCATTCCGCGCAATGACCGAAATAAGTTCGTCGCTCAGATCTTTCGGATGCGAAGTTAGAAAAGCTAATTTCGGCACGGTGAGACACTTTTGTAACACCAATTCCAGCAGCCGCGAAAAAGAAATTTTCTGCCCCTGAAATTCTCCGGCGTAGGAATTGACATTCTGCCCCAGCAAAAACAAAACTGCGCGCCTGCGAAAATCGATCTGCTGGATTTCCGCAAGTATCTCCGCCGCTCCGCGGCTGCGTTCACGGCCGCGCGCCTGCGGCACGATACAGTAAGCGCAGCAATTGTTGCAGCCCTGCATGATCGTGACCCAGGCCTCCGGCGCGTCCACGCGGCGCGGCGGGTACCGGCGGGCTTCCGTGATCTCCAAAAAGCCGTCGAGAAACGGCGCGCGTTTTTTTATTTCCGCCCGGTCATAAGCCGGCATACAACCGGAGAGAAAAATTTTTTGGTCACG
This genomic stretch from Candidatus Margulisiibacteriota bacterium harbors:
- a CDS encoding YidC/Oxa1 family membrane protein insertase, whose product is MNNFFIEVLKLFGANLNYGLAIILLTLLIKLIFWPLTAKQFESMAAMRKIQPKLKELQEKYRSDPQTLQKKMLELYKTHNMNPLSGCLPMLIQLPILFALYAALNSVAFINFDGGKDFLWINDISFKETQDFAVFQRENQRGISDTRETREKALANIIVKKQYTGVNSKFPVAAPLLAILVALTTYFSQKTMGMDKEQEKMMLMMPVVMLVVCLNLSAGISIYLLMSNLFAGLQQVYMLKKLPPQTIDVKQIK
- a CDS encoding KH domain-containing protein, yielding MFGIFGKKEDTVTEPAVEAVVERPQRETLEITSAITDNARLTLLDILKTMGLNVDVVVKENRENTISLEITGAEDLGIVIGKAGSTLQALQLLLSNILSRKYQKKAFVHLDANDYKVKQEQTIIAAANDAADVAERENVQIVLDPMSAAERRIVHTALQDRPSIETFSRGMGRTRQVVVSPKGFKKEKRE
- the mnmE gene encoding tRNA uridine-5-carboxymethylaminomethyl(34) synthesis GTPase MnmE, translated to MNNTIAAIATPPGTGGVAIVRISGPDAFAVAAKISSVKIFDKNTIKPCVLLELNSKNVIDKGLLSVFKAPNSYTGEDVVEINCHGSYYLTQKLLTEVLKAGARLAEAGEFTKRAFLSGKLDLTQVEAVADTISAGSEMSLSLALRHLDGDVRQKIREIRGEFLQILSEIEAALDYPEEIPDPPLEKIRLLLQNAQKTFARLLADSDKGLLIKSGAVIVLAGRPNTGKSSLFNALLKHNKAIVAETPGTTRDALEAEAQIGGLRVTLVDTAGLRETQDAVEKLGVERSHAHLQTADLVLAVSDAASSPTEEEQKFLETLQDRPHLRVANKIDLLEKVDISAALPVSAKTGQNLDLLAAKILEKLDLRRVDLSRNIYISSLRQKDQLFRAAKILAKTLDTLESAAYLDALAPYLKEIITVLGEITGDAVSDEIIGQIFANFCVGK
- a CDS encoding Smr/MutS family protein → MLKIKRFDLHPYRPTVDEALALVEQALLSARRRGYKAVKIIHGCGKIRAELPEFLRGRYKFCAGEKFELFAREGQAVLAACSELAKDRDFNKYNAGITIVVLAG
- a CDS encoding radical SAM protein, yielding MPQTYYISTFGCQMNKNDSEHLAGLLEFNGCQPAENPETANILVLNTCAVRDKAERRVYGQLEKFNYLRRIKKRDQKIFLSGCMPAYDRAEIKKRAPFLDGFLEITEARRYPPRRVDAPEAWVTIMQGCNNCCAYCIVPQARGRERSRGAAEILAEIQQIDFRRRAVLFLLGQNVNSYAGEFQGQKISFSRLLELVLQKCLTVPKLAFLTSHPKDLSDELISVIARNEKIDREIHLPVQHGSDRILRLMQRGYTIKHYLALLEKIRANIPSAKISTDIIVGFPGETDEEFQDTYELVRAAGFFRVNTAGFSARRGTAAAAFPPLEQKVINERLNKLNSCINSLKEVSK